A stretch of the Capsicum annuum cultivar UCD-10X-F1 chromosome 8, UCD10Xv1.1, whole genome shotgun sequence genome encodes the following:
- the LOC107879961 gene encoding transcription factor bHLH95 produces MNEGGENDCLIWENNEVWSFLNSDNGQLVGSGVEFVGDKLPDPNRSNTCQSLAAVKEVGEASFGGKKRCRSNEKKGTNDSGEPKSRANGDGSRESGHELHIRTERERRKRMRNMFEDLQTLLPHLQSKADKSSIVDETVRYIKMLENTVDNLKEQKLERIQLGIAKLSTMNNPVMTPQKLRVGTSWEQFLADKGSASNSAAITPKNNNNVTGIPLLNTNVPTDFETWSSDNVVLNVCGEEAHISVCCPKKPGLFTFICHVLEKNKIDIVHAHVSSDQFRNLFMIQTHARGASGLEQLISGALSVEDMYKQAAHEIMSGINPK; encoded by the exons atgaatgaAGGTGGCGAGAATGATTGTTTGATATGGGAAAATAATGAAGTGTGGTCATTTTTGAACTCCGACAATGGCCAACTAGTTGGGAGCGGCGTAGAATTTGTGGGTGACAAGTTGCCAGATCCGAATAGGTCTAATACTTGTCAGTCATTGGCAGCTGTTAAAGAGGTAGGTGAAGCGAGTTTTGGTGGTAAAAAAAGATGTCGATCCAATGAAAAGAAGGGCACTAATGACAGTGGTGAACCAAAGTCTAGGGCGAATGGAGATGGAAGTAGAGAATCAGGTCATGAGTTACACATAAGGACGGAAAGAGAAAGAAGGAAGAGGATGCGAAACATGTTTGAGGATCTTCAAACTTTGCTTCCTCATCTTCAATCTAAG GCTGACAAGTCCTCAATTGTTGATGAAACTGTGAGGTACATCAAAATGTTGGAGAACACTGTTGACAATCTTAAAGAACAAAAGCTAGAAAGGATTCAACTTGGCATAGCGAAGCTGTCCACAATGAACAATCCCGTAATGACTCCACAGAAGTTACGTGTTGGCACTAGCTGGGAACAATTTTTGGCTGATAAAGGATCTGCTAGTAACTCAGCTGCTATAAcaccaaagaacaacaacaatgtcaCTGGCATTCCCCTTTTGAACACTAATGTTCCAACTGATTTTGAGACATGGAGTTCAGATAATGTTGTGCTAAATGTTTGTGGAGAAGAGGCACATATTAGTGTGTGTTGTCCTAAGAAGCCTGGGCTTTTTACCTTCATTTGTCATGTTCTGGAGAAAAATAAGATTGACATTGTGCATGCTCACGTTTCATCTGATCAATTCAGAAATCTGTTCATGATCCAAACCCAT GCAAGAGGTGCAAGTGGCTTAGAGCAGTTGATCTCTGGAGCTTTATCTGTGGAAGACATGTACAAGCAAGCTGCACATGAAATAATGTCAGGGATAAACCCCAAATGA